In one Mus caroli chromosome 14, CAROLI_EIJ_v1.1, whole genome shotgun sequence genomic region, the following are encoded:
- the Znf219 gene encoding zinc finger protein 219 isoform X1: protein MEGSRPRILVGHLEPSPPAFDGELDLQRYSNGPGVSGTPGPGSPGMGAVGWSETRAGERRFPCPVCGKRFRFNSILALHLRAHPGAQAFQCPHCGHRAAQRALLRSHLRTHQPERPRSPAARLLLELEERALLREARLGRARSSGGMQSSPAAEGLARPQVPSSSAFRCPFCKGKFRTSAERERHLHILHRPWKCSLCSFGSSQEEELLHHSLTVHGASERPLAATSTPEPQPPPQQEPRSALEPEPEPEPRPEPDREANPAPTPAPPEEPPAPPEFRCQVCGQSFTQSWFLKGHMRKHKASFDHACPVCGRCFKEPWFLKNHMKVHTSKLGPLRAPGPGSAPARAPQPPDLSLLAYEPLGPALLLAPAPAPAERREPPSLLGYLSVRAGEVRPNGEGADPGGGRSYGGFRPLPSALPNRARRHRTEEPEEEEEVVETEEESWARGRSLGSLTSLHPNPGEGSGQPAPAAGTQARSTATQEENGLLVGGTRSEAGRGATGKDCPFCGKSFRSAHHLKVHLRVHTGERPYKCPHCDYAGTQSGSLKYHLQRHHREQRSSAGPGPPPEPPPPSQRGSLQPQSGAKPTQASATWVEGTASTRPPSSSTGPGSRRKPASPGRTLRNGRGGEAEPLDLSLRAGPGGEAGAGGALHRCLFCPFATGAPELMALHLQVHHSRRARGRRQPRADTSPTYVRAPSGETPPSPPLEEEGSPGLSRSGEAGLGGQER from the exons ATGGAG GGCTCACGTCCCCGCATCCTGGTCGGCCACCTAGAGCCTTCCCCACCAGCCTTCGACGGCGAGCTGGATCTGCAGCGCTACTCCAACGGACCAGGTGTCAGCGGGACTCCAGGACCCGGCTCGCCTGGGATGGGAGCAGTGGGCTGGTCTGAGACTCGTGCAGGCGAACGGCGCTTCCCTTGTCCTGTGTGCGGAAAGCGCTTCCGATTCAATTCCATCTTGGCTTTGCACCTGAGAGCCCACCCGGGCGCCCAAGCCTTCCAGTGCCCACATTGCGGCCACCGCGCAGCGCAGCGGGCTCTGCTGCGCTCACACCTCCGAACGCACCAGCCGGAGCGTCCACGCAGCCCTGCTGCACGGCTGTTGCTGGAGTTGGAGGAACGCGCCCTGCTTCGCGAAGCCCGACTCGGGAGAGCCAGAAGCTCAGGCGGAATGCAGTCCAGCCCTGCCGCAGAGGGCCTGGCTCGCCCTCAGGTCCCTTCCTCATCTGCCTTCCGTTGCCCTTTCTGCAAAGGCAAGTTTCGCACCTCAGCGGAGCGGGAACGCCACCTGCATATCCTGCACAGGCCCTGGAAGTGCAGCTTGTGCAGTTTTGGCTCCAGCCAGGAGGAGGAGTTGCTGCACCACAGTCTGACGGTCCACGGGGCTTCCGAGCGCCCCCTGGCGGCTACATCTACGCCTGAACCCCAGCCTCCACCCCAGCAAGAACCCAGATCTGCCcttgagcctgagcctgagcctgaacCTAGGCCAGAGCCTGACCGGGAGGCAAACCCTGCCCCAACTCCTGCACCTCCGGAGGAGCCCCCTGCGCCACCTGAGTTCCGTTGCCAGGTGTGCGGCCAGAGCTTTACACAGTCCTGGTTTCTCAAGGGTCACATGCGCAAGCACAAGGCCTCCTTTGATCATGCGTGCCCCGTATGTGGTCGCTGCTTCAAGGAGCCCTGGTTCCTTAAGAACCACATGAAGGTGCACACCAGCAAGCTGGGTCCTTTGCGTGCTCCAGGCCCTGGCTCTGCACCTGCCAGGGCCCCTCAGCCTCCCGACCTGAGCCTACTGGCATACGAGCCACTGGGCCCTGCACTCCTCCTGGCCCCAGCACCCGCTCCGGCTGAGCGCCGAGAGCCCCCAAGCCTCTTAGGCTACCTGAGTGTACGAGCTGGGGAAGTACGACCCAATGGTGAGGGTGCTGACCCTGGAGGTGGCCGAAGCTATGGAGGGTTCCGCCCACTGCCTTCAGCTCTTCCCAACCGGGCTCGGCGACACCGTACAGAGGaaccagaagaggaagaagaagtggtGGAGACTGAAGAGGAGAGCTGGGCCCGAGGCAGGTCGCTGGGCTCTCTGACTTCCCTGCACCCCAACCCAGGTGAGGGGTCAGGACAGCCTGCACCTGCCGCAGGGACCCAGGCGAGATCCACGGCCACCCAAG AAGAAAACGGGCTGCTGGTTGGAGGGACACGATCTGAAGCAGGCCGTGGGGCCACTGGCAAGGACTGCCCCTTCTGTGGAAAATCTTTCCGCTCGGCGCATCACCTAAAAGTGCATCTTCGTGTGCATACAG GTGAGCGTCCCTACAAGTGTCCACACTGCGACTATGCAGGTACCCAGTCGGGCTCGCTCAAGTATCACCTTCAGCGTCACCACCGAGAGCAGAGGAGCAGTGCAGGTCCTGGGCCTCCCCCAGAACCCCCGCCACCTTCCCAGCGGGGCTCACTGCAGCCGCAGTCAGGAGCCAAGCCAACTCAGGCCTCAGCCACCTGGGTAGAGGGCACTGCAAGTACCCGGCCTCCTTCGAGCAGCACCGGACCAGGGTCCCGTAGGAAGCCTGCTAGCCCTGGGAGGACCCTGCGAAACGGGCGAGGCGGTGAAGCCGAACCCCTGGACCTGTCCCTACGGGCGGGCCCGGGAGGTGAGGCCGGGGCAGGGGGTGCCCTTCACCGCTGCCTCTTCTGCCCCTTTGCCACTGGAGCTCCTGAGCTAATGGCCTTGCATCTGCAAGTACACCACAGCCGTCGTGCTCGGGGCCGCCGGCAGCCCCGAGCCGACACGTCTCCAACCTATGTCCGGGCACCATCAGGAGAGACCCCTCCCAGTCCTCCACTAGAAGAGGAGGGCAGCCCAGGGCTGTCTAGATCTGGAGAGGCAGGTCTTGGGGGTCAAGAACGGTAG
- the Znf219 gene encoding zinc finger protein 219 isoform X2, with protein MGAVGWSETRAGERRFPCPVCGKRFRFNSILALHLRAHPGAQAFQCPHCGHRAAQRALLRSHLRTHQPERPRSPAARLLLELEERALLREARLGRARSSGGMQSSPAAEGLARPQVPSSSAFRCPFCKGKFRTSAERERHLHILHRPWKCSLCSFGSSQEEELLHHSLTVHGASERPLAATSTPEPQPPPQQEPRSALEPEPEPEPRPEPDREANPAPTPAPPEEPPAPPEFRCQVCGQSFTQSWFLKGHMRKHKASFDHACPVCGRCFKEPWFLKNHMKVHTSKLGPLRAPGPGSAPARAPQPPDLSLLAYEPLGPALLLAPAPAPAERREPPSLLGYLSVRAGEVRPNGEGADPGGGRSYGGFRPLPSALPNRARRHRTEEPEEEEEVVETEEESWARGRSLGSLTSLHPNPGEGSGQPAPAAGTQARSTATQEENGLLVGGTRSEAGRGATGKDCPFCGKSFRSAHHLKVHLRVHTGERPYKCPHCDYAGTQSGSLKYHLQRHHREQRSSAGPGPPPEPPPPSQRGSLQPQSGAKPTQASATWVEGTASTRPPSSSTGPGSRRKPASPGRTLRNGRGGEAEPLDLSLRAGPGGEAGAGGALHRCLFCPFATGAPELMALHLQVHHSRRARGRRQPRADTSPTYVRAPSGETPPSPPLEEEGSPGLSRSGEAGLGGQER; from the exons ATGGGAGCAGTGGGCTGGTCTGAGACTCGTGCAGGCGAACGGCGCTTCCCTTGTCCTGTGTGCGGAAAGCGCTTCCGATTCAATTCCATCTTGGCTTTGCACCTGAGAGCCCACCCGGGCGCCCAAGCCTTCCAGTGCCCACATTGCGGCCACCGCGCAGCGCAGCGGGCTCTGCTGCGCTCACACCTCCGAACGCACCAGCCGGAGCGTCCACGCAGCCCTGCTGCACGGCTGTTGCTGGAGTTGGAGGAACGCGCCCTGCTTCGCGAAGCCCGACTCGGGAGAGCCAGAAGCTCAGGCGGAATGCAGTCCAGCCCTGCCGCAGAGGGCCTGGCTCGCCCTCAGGTCCCTTCCTCATCTGCCTTCCGTTGCCCTTTCTGCAAAGGCAAGTTTCGCACCTCAGCGGAGCGGGAACGCCACCTGCATATCCTGCACAGGCCCTGGAAGTGCAGCTTGTGCAGTTTTGGCTCCAGCCAGGAGGAGGAGTTGCTGCACCACAGTCTGACGGTCCACGGGGCTTCCGAGCGCCCCCTGGCGGCTACATCTACGCCTGAACCCCAGCCTCCACCCCAGCAAGAACCCAGATCTGCCcttgagcctgagcctgagcctgaacCTAGGCCAGAGCCTGACCGGGAGGCAAACCCTGCCCCAACTCCTGCACCTCCGGAGGAGCCCCCTGCGCCACCTGAGTTCCGTTGCCAGGTGTGCGGCCAGAGCTTTACACAGTCCTGGTTTCTCAAGGGTCACATGCGCAAGCACAAGGCCTCCTTTGATCATGCGTGCCCCGTATGTGGTCGCTGCTTCAAGGAGCCCTGGTTCCTTAAGAACCACATGAAGGTGCACACCAGCAAGCTGGGTCCTTTGCGTGCTCCAGGCCCTGGCTCTGCACCTGCCAGGGCCCCTCAGCCTCCCGACCTGAGCCTACTGGCATACGAGCCACTGGGCCCTGCACTCCTCCTGGCCCCAGCACCCGCTCCGGCTGAGCGCCGAGAGCCCCCAAGCCTCTTAGGCTACCTGAGTGTACGAGCTGGGGAAGTACGACCCAATGGTGAGGGTGCTGACCCTGGAGGTGGCCGAAGCTATGGAGGGTTCCGCCCACTGCCTTCAGCTCTTCCCAACCGGGCTCGGCGACACCGTACAGAGGaaccagaagaggaagaagaagtggtGGAGACTGAAGAGGAGAGCTGGGCCCGAGGCAGGTCGCTGGGCTCTCTGACTTCCCTGCACCCCAACCCAGGTGAGGGGTCAGGACAGCCTGCACCTGCCGCAGGGACCCAGGCGAGATCCACGGCCACCCAAG AAGAAAACGGGCTGCTGGTTGGAGGGACACGATCTGAAGCAGGCCGTGGGGCCACTGGCAAGGACTGCCCCTTCTGTGGAAAATCTTTCCGCTCGGCGCATCACCTAAAAGTGCATCTTCGTGTGCATACAG GTGAGCGTCCCTACAAGTGTCCACACTGCGACTATGCAGGTACCCAGTCGGGCTCGCTCAAGTATCACCTTCAGCGTCACCACCGAGAGCAGAGGAGCAGTGCAGGTCCTGGGCCTCCCCCAGAACCCCCGCCACCTTCCCAGCGGGGCTCACTGCAGCCGCAGTCAGGAGCCAAGCCAACTCAGGCCTCAGCCACCTGGGTAGAGGGCACTGCAAGTACCCGGCCTCCTTCGAGCAGCACCGGACCAGGGTCCCGTAGGAAGCCTGCTAGCCCTGGGAGGACCCTGCGAAACGGGCGAGGCGGTGAAGCCGAACCCCTGGACCTGTCCCTACGGGCGGGCCCGGGAGGTGAGGCCGGGGCAGGGGGTGCCCTTCACCGCTGCCTCTTCTGCCCCTTTGCCACTGGAGCTCCTGAGCTAATGGCCTTGCATCTGCAAGTACACCACAGCCGTCGTGCTCGGGGCCGCCGGCAGCCCCGAGCCGACACGTCTCCAACCTATGTCCGGGCACCATCAGGAGAGACCCCTCCCAGTCCTCCACTAGAAGAGGAGGGCAGCCCAGGGCTGTCTAGATCTGGAGAGGCAGGTCTTGGGGGTCAAGAACGGTAG
- the Tmem253 gene encoding transmembrane protein 253, giving the protein MDQNANQPRQERPSVRLEKLQHWARHKQSGCLLVLAVSQVWLAIAMVPFTISVSCLTSACHLVTALPLWPGASGLLTGIITLELRRAPCIWKVRAMMISNTFNLILGFIAVVIEVMKTALGTASTDSSQSTGLLVLELSAEAFTLAGVLVSTYALFLLSQRKPGYFKRSRLQYRELQEGLSEMEEVSGLENGPVVASTGNRTDE; this is encoded by the exons ATGGATCAAAATGCTAATCAGCCAAGACAGGAGAGACCCAGCGTTCGCCTGGAAAAGCTACAGCACTGGGCAAGACACAAGCAAAGTGGATGCCTACTGGTGCTGGCG GTGAGCCAAGTGTGGCTGGCAATAGCTATGGTCCCCTTTACTATCTCAGTTTCCTGCTTGACCTCTGCCTGTCACCTGGTCACAGCACTGCCACTTTGGCCCGGAGCCTCG GGCCTCCTCACGGGCATTATCACCCTTGAACTCCGAAGAGCACCTTGTATCTGGAAG GTGCGGGCCATGATGATATCCAACACCTTCAACCTGATCTTGGGCTTCATTGCGGTGGTGATAGAGGTGATGAAGACAGCCTTGGGAACTGCCTCTACGGACTCCTCCCAG TCGACAGGGTTGCTGGTGCTGGAGCTGAGCGCGGAAGCCTTCACCCTAGCGGGAGTGCTGGTCTCCACATATGCCCTGTTCTTGCTGAGCCAGAGGAAGCCTGGATACTTCAAGAGGTCAAGGCTGCAGTACCGGGAGCTACAGGAG GGCCTCTCTGAGATGGAGGAGGTTTCTGGTTTGGAGAATGGTCCCGTGGTGGCTAGCACAGGAAATAGGACGGATGAGTGA